Below is a genomic region from Culicoides brevitarsis isolate CSIRO-B50_1 chromosome 2, AGI_CSIRO_Cbre_v1, whole genome shotgun sequence.
aaaaaaataatttaaaataaataaaaaaaaaataaatataattttttttacaaatacaaaaaaatgattaatttaaaaaataaattttataaaaaattaaattaaaaatattttaatttattaaaaaaaaataaatttaaaaaattataaaaaaatgattgatttgaaaaaaataattcaataaaaaatattttaatttaaaaatttaataaaaaaaatcaaatttaaaaaaaaaaaattaaatttaaaataaaaaacattaaaagtgTGGGAAAAAATCTGAGAATAAAGTTCAGAAGTCATTAATTATTCCGCGACTacctacgacgacgacgacgcgattAATACCCGTATAAAGAGAGTGATTCATTAATTAAGCAGCTGTAATGCTTCTATTCTATTAGCCAATAATTACAATTTGCCAttcattgtaataataatcaataaaagCATTGCCCTTGATCGACTAGAATTTATTCTTATTGCGATACAGTTTAAAGACATTCACCCAAGTAGGAAAGAAAAACGCAAATTACGGTTATTACTGCCGATTAAAAGATGATTAGCTCGTGTCACGCCTCTCTtacatcattttaattttttgtcgtgtcaacttttttcttaaacgtaattttctttttttttctcacagagTCACCCCAAATACGCCTTCAACTATGGCGTTCACGATTCGCACACCGGTGATGTAAAATCACAACACGAAGTCCGTGATGGTGATGTTGTCAAGGGACAATACAGCTTGGTTGAGCCTGACGGTTCAGTCCGCACCGTTGACTACACCGCCGACGATCACAATGGCTTCCAAGCTGTTGTCTCGAAATCCGCCCCCACTGTCCATGCTGTTGCTCCCGTCGTGAAACACGTTGCTGCTCCCGTCGTTTATGCCGCCCCAGCTCCCGTCGTTCACAAAACTGTCGTTGCTCCAGCTGTCTACAGCGCCGAATACCACGGCAACTATGCCAAGGCTCCTCTTGCCTATGCTGCCCCCTATGCCGCCTATGCTCCATTGGAACATCACGCTTATGCCtacaaatactaaaaaaaacgc
It encodes:
- the LOC134832223 gene encoding cuticle protein 7-like; the encoded protein is MFTKTIVALALFAVASAGVLPLAPTYVAAPYHGDYHGDYYSHPKYAFNYGVHDSHTGDVKSQHEVRDGDVVKGQYSLVEPDGSVRTVDYTADDHNGFQAVVSKSAPTVHAVAPVVKHVAAPVVYAAPAPVVHKTVVAPAVYSAEYHGNYAKAPLAYAAPYAAYAPLEHHAYAYKY